TGACTGGTCGCTGTAAAGTATCTGATTATGTCCAGTTCCGAAAGCTTCCCACCAGAACACCGAACGGCATCCCCGAATCAGGCATCCTCAGCCCAGGAAACAAATAACGATACGATGGACGGCCTCGGAGTTCTAGAATGGGCACGCTCCGCCGTGAATCAGCTTTCTGAACGCCGCGCAGAAATCAACGCACTCAACGTCTTTCCCGTCCCCGACGCGGACACTGGTTCAAATATGGCGTACACCATGACAGCCGCCTTGGATGAAGCGTTAAAAATTAGCGATACACACGATGCACACAATGTCGCAAAAATTACTGAGGCCCTGGCCGTGGGTTCTGTTCGAGGAGCTCGCGGTAACTCTGGAGTTGTTTTAAGCCAGGTTCTACGCGCAATCGCTCAAGCAGCAGCTGATGGTGTTATTGATGGACACTCCATTCAAAATGCACTGTCTATTGCACGTTCACTTGTTGATCGTGCAATCACAGACCCGGTGGAAGGCACCGTAGTTACTGTTTTACGTGCTGCTGCGATTGAAGCAGAACACATGGTTGAAGCAGGTAACGATGGTCTCGCAGATGTCGTAAGCGCAGCAGTGAATGCAGCCCGAACAGCACTTGCTAGAACTCCCTCCCAACTAGCCGTCCTGCGAGAAGCCGGAGTTGTCGATGCCGGGGGACAAGGTCTAGTTATTCTGCTCGAAGCCCTCGCAGATCAAATCACCGGAATATCAACCAACACCTCCCAGCACCCAGCCCCAGATGCAGAAGAACCCGACTTCCACGGCAAACCAGGCGACCTGGAAGTCATGTTTTTCATCTCATGTGATTCAGCCCAAACACTAGACGCTCTCCACGACGAACTGGAACATCTCGGCGACAGCCTCCTTATCGCTCGTGAAACCGACAACCGCGGAACGGTACACATCCATTCGCGCCGGGCAGGCGAGGTTATCCAAAAAGCATTTGCTGCCGGAACCGTTACTGATCTTCGCCTCGAGATCCTTCCAAGCGGGCAAGGCGGACAGGGCCGATTCACCGAAGAACCGCGCCGGGTTCTCATGGCGGTTGCTCCAGATGGATTAATCGCAGAACTGTATCGAAGCGCTGGCGTCAAAGTGGTAGCTCGCAGCGCGGTGCATGAAAATACTGATGATGTCGTGGCAAAAATTGTGTCGATCGCCAGGAAATCCGGTGCAGACGAAGTGGTTTTGCTGCCCAATGGTTTGTTGAGCAAGCGTGAGTTGGTCTCCATTGAGCGTTCCAGTCATGCGTTTGAGCAAAGCGTAGTTATTTTGCCGACCTCCTCGTTGGTGTCCGGACTTGCAGCGGTGTCTGTTCATGAGCCCGCCCAACCTTTAGCTGTAGATTCCTACGCCATGGCAGAGGCAGCCGGTGCGATGCGCACTGCCACCGTCCGGGTTGCCACCAGTGCAGCACTTACCCAAGCAGGTGCGTGCTCCAAGGGAGATCTTTTAAGCTTCATCGGGCCCGAAATAGCCCTGGTCTCAGAAGAGCTCAACGACGCGCTCTCCCGCACCGCCCTAAGGCTTCTCGACGGAACCAGCGAGCAAATCACCCTCCTTATTGCTCAAGACCGCCAATCTGATTTTGATGAAGATCTTTTCCGCCGTGGCCTGGGAACTCACACAGATGTGGAGATCACGGTCTATCCTGCTAGTGGA
Above is a genomic segment from Corynebacterium suranareeae containing:
- a CDS encoding DAK2 domain-containing protein, translated to MSSSESFPPEHRTASPNQASSAQETNNDTMDGLGVLEWARSAVNQLSERRAEINALNVFPVPDADTGSNMAYTMTAALDEALKISDTHDAHNVAKITEALAVGSVRGARGNSGVVLSQVLRAIAQAAADGVIDGHSIQNALSIARSLVDRAITDPVEGTVVTVLRAAAIEAEHMVEAGNDGLADVVSAAVNAARTALARTPSQLAVLREAGVVDAGGQGLVILLEALADQITGISTNTSQHPAPDAEEPDFHGKPGDLEVMFFISCDSAQTLDALHDELEHLGDSLLIARETDNRGTVHIHSRRAGEVIQKAFAAGTVTDLRLEILPSGQGGQGRFTEEPRRVLMAVAPDGLIAELYRSAGVKVVARSAVHENTDDVVAKIVSIARKSGADEVVLLPNGLLSKRELVSIERSSHAFEQSVVILPTSSLVSGLAAVSVHEPAQPLAVDSYAMAEAAGAMRTATVRVATSAALTQAGACSKGDLLSFIGPEIALVSEELNDALSRTALRLLDGTSEQITLLIAQDRQSDFDEDLFRRGLGTHTDVEITVYPASGMENLVEIGVE